The following are from one region of the Muntiacus reevesi chromosome 3, mMunRee1.1, whole genome shotgun sequence genome:
- the GBGT1 gene encoding globoside alpha-1,3-N-acetylgalactosaminyltransferase 1 isoform X4: MERGGECLAQGWRRAGAQAQMPPPAMHCPRLALGLGFCLLLGITLCSLWVYVENWLLVSYIPYYLPCPEIFNMKLQYEEEPSQPVAQSQYPQPKLLEQKPTELLTLTPWLAPIVSEGTFNAELLDHIYQPLNLTVGLTAFAAGNRYTRFVQHFLESAERFFMRGYRVRYYIFTDDPQAIPRVPLGPGRHLSVIPVPGPSQWEEASMRRMEVISMHIAERAHREVDYLFCLNVDTAFRNPWGPETLGDLVAAIHPGYFTVPRHQFPYERRPVSTAFVADGEGDFYYGGAVFGGRVARVYEFTRGCHMGILADKANGIMAAWQEESHLNRRFLSHKPSKVLSPEYLWDDRQPQPPSLKLIRFSTLNKDTAWLQS, encoded by the exons ATGGAGCGGGGAGGAGAATGCCTTGCCCAAGGTTGGCGCCGAGCTG GTGCTCAGGCTCAGATGCCGCCCCCAGCGATGCACTGCCCGAGATTGGCCCTGGGCCTGGGATTCTGCCTGCTGCTGGGCATCACCCTCTGCTCTCTGTG GGTGTATGTCGAGAACTGGCTGCTGGTCTCCTACATCCCCTATTATCTCCCCTGCCCAGAGATCTT CAACATGAAGCTTCAGTACGAGGAGGAGCCGTCCCAGCCCGTGGCACA GTCACAGTACCCTCAGCCCAAGCTGCTGGAGCAAAA GCCCACAGAGCTGCTGACACTCACACCCTGGCTGGCGCCCATCGTCTCCGAGGGAACCTTCAACGCCGAGCTTCTGGATCACATCTACCAGCCGCTGAACCTGACCGTCGGGCTCACGGCGTTTGCCGCGGGGAA CAGGTACACCCGGTTCGTCCAGCACTTCCTGGAGTCGGCCGAGCGGTTCTTCATGCGGGGGTACCGCGTGCGCTACTACATCTTCACTGACGACCCCCAGGCCATTCCTCGGGTCCCGCTGGGCCCCGGCCGCCACCTCAGCGTCATCCCAGTCCCCGGGCCCTCCCAGTGGGAGGAGGCCTCCATGCGCCGGATGGAGGTCATCAGCATGCACATCGCCGAGAGGGCGCACCGGGAGGTGGACTACCTCTTCTGCCTGAACGTGGACACGGCGTTCCGGAACCCGTGGGGCCCCGAGACCCTGGGGGACCTGGTGGCCGCCATCCACCCGGGCTACTTCACTGTACCCCGCCACCAGTTCCCCTACGAGCGCCGGCCCGTCTCCACCGCCTTCGTGGCCGACGGCGAGGGGGACTTCTACTATGGCGGGGCGGTCTTCGGGGGCCGGGTGGCCAGGGTGTATGAGTTCACCAGGGGCTGCCACATGGGCATCCTGGCGGACAAGGCCAACGGCATCATGGCAGCCTGGCAGGAGGAGAGCCACCTGAACCGCCGCTTCCTCTCACACAAGCCCTCCAAGGTGCTGTCCCCCGAGTACCTCTGGGACGACAGGcagccccagccccccagcctgaaGCTGATCCGCTTCTCCACCCTGAACAAGGACACCGCCTGGCTGCAGAGCTGA
- the GBGT1 gene encoding globoside alpha-1,3-N-acetylgalactosaminyltransferase 1 isoform X3, with product MPCPRLAPSWCSPTPETQTVSLTPLREVGRFVKAHSVSAGAQAQMPPPAMHCPRLALGLGFCLLLGITLCSLWVYVENWLLVSYIPYYLPCPEIFNMKLQYEEEPSQPVAQPTELLTLTPWLAPIVSEGTFNAELLDHIYQPLNLTVGLTAFAAGNRYTRFVQHFLESAERFFMRGYRVRYYIFTDDPQAIPRVPLGPGRHLSVIPVPGPSQWEEASMRRMEVISMHIAERAHREVDYLFCLNVDTAFRNPWGPETLGDLVAAIHPGYFTVPRHQFPYERRPVSTAFVADGEGDFYYGGAVFGGRVARVYEFTRGCHMGILADKANGIMAAWQEESHLNRRFLSHKPSKVLSPEYLWDDRQPQPPSLKLIRFSTLNKDTAWLQS from the exons ATGCCTTGCCCAAGGTTGGCGCCGAGCTG GTGTTCCCCGACCCCGGAGACCCAGACTGTGAGCCTGACACCCCTGAGAGAGGTGGGCCGATTCGTCAAGGCCCACTCGGTCTCTGCAGGTGCTCAGGCTCAGATGCCGCCCCCAGCGATGCACTGCCCGAGATTGGCCCTGGGCCTGGGATTCTGCCTGCTGCTGGGCATCACCCTCTGCTCTCTGTG GGTGTATGTCGAGAACTGGCTGCTGGTCTCCTACATCCCCTATTATCTCCCCTGCCCAGAGATCTT CAACATGAAGCTTCAGTACGAGGAGGAGCCGTCCCAGCCCGTGGCACA GCCCACAGAGCTGCTGACACTCACACCCTGGCTGGCGCCCATCGTCTCCGAGGGAACCTTCAACGCCGAGCTTCTGGATCACATCTACCAGCCGCTGAACCTGACCGTCGGGCTCACGGCGTTTGCCGCGGGGAA CAGGTACACCCGGTTCGTCCAGCACTTCCTGGAGTCGGCCGAGCGGTTCTTCATGCGGGGGTACCGCGTGCGCTACTACATCTTCACTGACGACCCCCAGGCCATTCCTCGGGTCCCGCTGGGCCCCGGCCGCCACCTCAGCGTCATCCCAGTCCCCGGGCCCTCCCAGTGGGAGGAGGCCTCCATGCGCCGGATGGAGGTCATCAGCATGCACATCGCCGAGAGGGCGCACCGGGAGGTGGACTACCTCTTCTGCCTGAACGTGGACACGGCGTTCCGGAACCCGTGGGGCCCCGAGACCCTGGGGGACCTGGTGGCCGCCATCCACCCGGGCTACTTCACTGTACCCCGCCACCAGTTCCCCTACGAGCGCCGGCCCGTCTCCACCGCCTTCGTGGCCGACGGCGAGGGGGACTTCTACTATGGCGGGGCGGTCTTCGGGGGCCGGGTGGCCAGGGTGTATGAGTTCACCAGGGGCTGCCACATGGGCATCCTGGCGGACAAGGCCAACGGCATCATGGCAGCCTGGCAGGAGGAGAGCCACCTGAACCGCCGCTTCCTCTCACACAAGCCCTCCAAGGTGCTGTCCCCCGAGTACCTCTGGGACGACAGGcagccccagccccccagcctgaaGCTGATCCGCTTCTCCACCCTGAACAAGGACACCGCCTGGCTGCAGAGCTGA
- the GBGT1 gene encoding globoside alpha-1,3-N-acetylgalactosaminyltransferase 1 isoform X1 — protein MPCPRLAPSWCSPTPETQTVSLTPLREVGRFVKAHSVSAGAQAQMPPPAMHCPRLALGLGFCLLLGITLCSLWVYVENWLLVSYIPYYLPCPEIFNMKLQYEEEPSQPVAQSQYPQPKLLEQKPTELLTLTPWLAPIVSEGTFNAELLDHIYQPLNLTVGLTAFAAGNRYTRFVQHFLESAERFFMRGYRVRYYIFTDDPQAIPRVPLGPGRHLSVIPVPGPSQWEEASMRRMEVISMHIAERAHREVDYLFCLNVDTAFRNPWGPETLGDLVAAIHPGYFTVPRHQFPYERRPVSTAFVADGEGDFYYGGAVFGGRVARVYEFTRGCHMGILADKANGIMAAWQEESHLNRRFLSHKPSKVLSPEYLWDDRQPQPPSLKLIRFSTLNKDTAWLQS, from the exons ATGCCTTGCCCAAGGTTGGCGCCGAGCTG GTGTTCCCCGACCCCGGAGACCCAGACTGTGAGCCTGACACCCCTGAGAGAGGTGGGCCGATTCGTCAAGGCCCACTCGGTCTCTGCAGGTGCTCAGGCTCAGATGCCGCCCCCAGCGATGCACTGCCCGAGATTGGCCCTGGGCCTGGGATTCTGCCTGCTGCTGGGCATCACCCTCTGCTCTCTGTG GGTGTATGTCGAGAACTGGCTGCTGGTCTCCTACATCCCCTATTATCTCCCCTGCCCAGAGATCTT CAACATGAAGCTTCAGTACGAGGAGGAGCCGTCCCAGCCCGTGGCACA GTCACAGTACCCTCAGCCCAAGCTGCTGGAGCAAAA GCCCACAGAGCTGCTGACACTCACACCCTGGCTGGCGCCCATCGTCTCCGAGGGAACCTTCAACGCCGAGCTTCTGGATCACATCTACCAGCCGCTGAACCTGACCGTCGGGCTCACGGCGTTTGCCGCGGGGAA CAGGTACACCCGGTTCGTCCAGCACTTCCTGGAGTCGGCCGAGCGGTTCTTCATGCGGGGGTACCGCGTGCGCTACTACATCTTCACTGACGACCCCCAGGCCATTCCTCGGGTCCCGCTGGGCCCCGGCCGCCACCTCAGCGTCATCCCAGTCCCCGGGCCCTCCCAGTGGGAGGAGGCCTCCATGCGCCGGATGGAGGTCATCAGCATGCACATCGCCGAGAGGGCGCACCGGGAGGTGGACTACCTCTTCTGCCTGAACGTGGACACGGCGTTCCGGAACCCGTGGGGCCCCGAGACCCTGGGGGACCTGGTGGCCGCCATCCACCCGGGCTACTTCACTGTACCCCGCCACCAGTTCCCCTACGAGCGCCGGCCCGTCTCCACCGCCTTCGTGGCCGACGGCGAGGGGGACTTCTACTATGGCGGGGCGGTCTTCGGGGGCCGGGTGGCCAGGGTGTATGAGTTCACCAGGGGCTGCCACATGGGCATCCTGGCGGACAAGGCCAACGGCATCATGGCAGCCTGGCAGGAGGAGAGCCACCTGAACCGCCGCTTCCTCTCACACAAGCCCTCCAAGGTGCTGTCCCCCGAGTACCTCTGGGACGACAGGcagccccagccccccagcctgaaGCTGATCCGCTTCTCCACCCTGAACAAGGACACCGCCTGGCTGCAGAGCTGA
- the GBGT1 gene encoding globoside alpha-1,3-N-acetylgalactosaminyltransferase 1 isoform X2, which translates to MPCPRLAPSWCSPTPETQTVSLTPLREVGRFVKAHSVSAGAQAQMPPPAMHCPRLALGLGFCLLLGITLCSLWVYVENWLLVSYIPYYLPCPEIFNMKLQYEEEPSQPVAQSQYPQPKLLEQKPTELLTLTPWLAPIVSEGTFNAELLDHIYQPLNLTVGLTAFAAGKYTRFVQHFLESAERFFMRGYRVRYYIFTDDPQAIPRVPLGPGRHLSVIPVPGPSQWEEASMRRMEVISMHIAERAHREVDYLFCLNVDTAFRNPWGPETLGDLVAAIHPGYFTVPRHQFPYERRPVSTAFVADGEGDFYYGGAVFGGRVARVYEFTRGCHMGILADKANGIMAAWQEESHLNRRFLSHKPSKVLSPEYLWDDRQPQPPSLKLIRFSTLNKDTAWLQS; encoded by the exons ATGCCTTGCCCAAGGTTGGCGCCGAGCTG GTGTTCCCCGACCCCGGAGACCCAGACTGTGAGCCTGACACCCCTGAGAGAGGTGGGCCGATTCGTCAAGGCCCACTCGGTCTCTGCAGGTGCTCAGGCTCAGATGCCGCCCCCAGCGATGCACTGCCCGAGATTGGCCCTGGGCCTGGGATTCTGCCTGCTGCTGGGCATCACCCTCTGCTCTCTGTG GGTGTATGTCGAGAACTGGCTGCTGGTCTCCTACATCCCCTATTATCTCCCCTGCCCAGAGATCTT CAACATGAAGCTTCAGTACGAGGAGGAGCCGTCCCAGCCCGTGGCACA GTCACAGTACCCTCAGCCCAAGCTGCTGGAGCAAAA GCCCACAGAGCTGCTGACACTCACACCCTGGCTGGCGCCCATCGTCTCCGAGGGAACCTTCAACGCCGAGCTTCTGGATCACATCTACCAGCCGCTGAACCTGACCGTCGGGCTCACGGCGTTTGCCGCGGGGAA GTACACCCGGTTCGTCCAGCACTTCCTGGAGTCGGCCGAGCGGTTCTTCATGCGGGGGTACCGCGTGCGCTACTACATCTTCACTGACGACCCCCAGGCCATTCCTCGGGTCCCGCTGGGCCCCGGCCGCCACCTCAGCGTCATCCCAGTCCCCGGGCCCTCCCAGTGGGAGGAGGCCTCCATGCGCCGGATGGAGGTCATCAGCATGCACATCGCCGAGAGGGCGCACCGGGAGGTGGACTACCTCTTCTGCCTGAACGTGGACACGGCGTTCCGGAACCCGTGGGGCCCCGAGACCCTGGGGGACCTGGTGGCCGCCATCCACCCGGGCTACTTCACTGTACCCCGCCACCAGTTCCCCTACGAGCGCCGGCCCGTCTCCACCGCCTTCGTGGCCGACGGCGAGGGGGACTTCTACTATGGCGGGGCGGTCTTCGGGGGCCGGGTGGCCAGGGTGTATGAGTTCACCAGGGGCTGCCACATGGGCATCCTGGCGGACAAGGCCAACGGCATCATGGCAGCCTGGCAGGAGGAGAGCCACCTGAACCGCCGCTTCCTCTCACACAAGCCCTCCAAGGTGCTGTCCCCCGAGTACCTCTGGGACGACAGGcagccccagccccccagcctgaaGCTGATCCGCTTCTCCACCCTGAACAAGGACACCGCCTGGCTGCAGAGCTGA
- the GBGT1 gene encoding globoside alpha-1,3-N-acetylgalactosaminyltransferase 1 isoform X5, with protein sequence MPPPAMHCPRLALGLGFCLLLGITLCSLWVYVENWLLVSYIPYYLPCPEIFNMKLQYEEEPSQPVAQSQYPQPKLLEQKPTELLTLTPWLAPIVSEGTFNAELLDHIYQPLNLTVGLTAFAAGNRYTRFVQHFLESAERFFMRGYRVRYYIFTDDPQAIPRVPLGPGRHLSVIPVPGPSQWEEASMRRMEVISMHIAERAHREVDYLFCLNVDTAFRNPWGPETLGDLVAAIHPGYFTVPRHQFPYERRPVSTAFVADGEGDFYYGGAVFGGRVARVYEFTRGCHMGILADKANGIMAAWQEESHLNRRFLSHKPSKVLSPEYLWDDRQPQPPSLKLIRFSTLNKDTAWLQS encoded by the exons ATGCCGCCCCCAGCGATGCACTGCCCGAGATTGGCCCTGGGCCTGGGATTCTGCCTGCTGCTGGGCATCACCCTCTGCTCTCTGTG GGTGTATGTCGAGAACTGGCTGCTGGTCTCCTACATCCCCTATTATCTCCCCTGCCCAGAGATCTT CAACATGAAGCTTCAGTACGAGGAGGAGCCGTCCCAGCCCGTGGCACA GTCACAGTACCCTCAGCCCAAGCTGCTGGAGCAAAA GCCCACAGAGCTGCTGACACTCACACCCTGGCTGGCGCCCATCGTCTCCGAGGGAACCTTCAACGCCGAGCTTCTGGATCACATCTACCAGCCGCTGAACCTGACCGTCGGGCTCACGGCGTTTGCCGCGGGGAA CAGGTACACCCGGTTCGTCCAGCACTTCCTGGAGTCGGCCGAGCGGTTCTTCATGCGGGGGTACCGCGTGCGCTACTACATCTTCACTGACGACCCCCAGGCCATTCCTCGGGTCCCGCTGGGCCCCGGCCGCCACCTCAGCGTCATCCCAGTCCCCGGGCCCTCCCAGTGGGAGGAGGCCTCCATGCGCCGGATGGAGGTCATCAGCATGCACATCGCCGAGAGGGCGCACCGGGAGGTGGACTACCTCTTCTGCCTGAACGTGGACACGGCGTTCCGGAACCCGTGGGGCCCCGAGACCCTGGGGGACCTGGTGGCCGCCATCCACCCGGGCTACTTCACTGTACCCCGCCACCAGTTCCCCTACGAGCGCCGGCCCGTCTCCACCGCCTTCGTGGCCGACGGCGAGGGGGACTTCTACTATGGCGGGGCGGTCTTCGGGGGCCGGGTGGCCAGGGTGTATGAGTTCACCAGGGGCTGCCACATGGGCATCCTGGCGGACAAGGCCAACGGCATCATGGCAGCCTGGCAGGAGGAGAGCCACCTGAACCGCCGCTTCCTCTCACACAAGCCCTCCAAGGTGCTGTCCCCCGAGTACCTCTGGGACGACAGGcagccccagccccccagcctgaaGCTGATCCGCTTCTCCACCCTGAACAAGGACACCGCCTGGCTGCAGAGCTGA